A window of the Thalassoglobus sp. JC818 genome harbors these coding sequences:
- a CDS encoding OB-fold nucleic acid binding domain-containing protein, with protein MSRMFVNSLQDGETVDEVYLLADRQLRANRNGDTYFLGQLRDRTGQISGLLWNVNESIVSHINTGDYVRVKGKIQLFQGNLQMILTRIDLATDESVNSEDFIPQSNSDVLAQLERLREILLDLSDSDLSELMQSFLSDDEIIEGLKTAPAGIRLHHAYHGGLLDHIVNLCETASRLTDLYPNVDFNLLLAGIFLHDLGKIRELSYDTSFQYTDEGQLIGHLIIGIEMLDDKIRETEDRTNQDFPKEKALRLKHMIVSHHGAYEFGSPKLPMTPEAIALHHLDNLDAKTNEFQSLIESDPNAASHWTPYQPNMQRKLYKGSAE; from the coding sequence ATGTCGCGAATGTTCGTGAATAGTCTGCAAGACGGTGAAACAGTTGATGAGGTCTATCTTCTTGCAGATCGTCAGCTGCGGGCGAATCGCAACGGAGACACGTACTTCCTTGGCCAGTTGCGCGATCGCACGGGGCAGATTTCCGGGTTGCTGTGGAATGTCAACGAATCGATCGTAAGTCATATCAACACAGGGGATTACGTTCGTGTGAAAGGGAAGATTCAGCTCTTCCAGGGCAATCTTCAGATGATTCTCACACGTATTGATCTGGCAACCGATGAATCGGTGAACTCTGAGGACTTTATTCCGCAATCGAATTCCGATGTGCTTGCCCAGCTTGAGCGTCTTCGCGAGATTCTCTTAGACCTGAGTGACTCAGATCTTTCCGAGTTGATGCAGTCTTTCCTGTCTGACGATGAAATTATTGAGGGTTTGAAAACTGCGCCGGCCGGAATTCGTCTGCATCATGCCTATCACGGCGGGCTGCTCGATCATATTGTCAATCTTTGCGAGACAGCCAGTCGCCTCACGGATCTGTATCCGAATGTCGATTTCAATCTTCTGCTGGCCGGAATCTTCCTCCACGATCTCGGAAAAATTCGGGAACTCAGCTACGACACGTCGTTTCAATACACTGATGAAGGTCAGTTGATTGGCCATCTGATCATCGGGATCGAGATGCTCGATGACAAAATTCGTGAGACGGAAGACCGGACAAATCAGGACTTCCCAAAGGAAAAGGCGCTTCGCTTGAAGCACATGATTGTCAGCCATCACGGGGCTTACGAATTTGGAAGCCCGAAGCTTCCGATGACTCCCGAGGCGATTGCGCTTCATCACCTCGACAATCTCGACGCCAAAACGAACGAGTTTCAGTCGCTCATTGAATCAGATCCCAATGCAGCTTCGCACTGGACTCCGTATCAGCCCAACATGCAGCGAAAACTCTACAAAGGTAGTGCTGAGTAA
- the argF gene encoding ornithine carbamoyltransferase, with amino-acid sequence MKHLTSLFDVTSSEVLEILKIAADLKAETQSGKRQPLCAGKVLTQVFEKPSLRTRVSFEAGISQLGGTSIFLHGKEAGLQGREEILDIARVLGGYSDLIVLRTFSQQLIETVAKHAGCPVVNALSDDYHPCQALTDVMTILEHAGSIEGKEILFVGDGNNVAKSLALACGHVGAKFTLAAPEGYLLADEFIQRLQSQFPDLKFDQTTDPFAVVNRADVIYTDVWASMGQEEEKDQRSAAFANFQVNLELLDAAPGQALFMHCLPARRGLEVTEEVMNDSRSIVFEQAENRMHLAKGLIVWLLEHASK; translated from the coding sequence ATGAAACACCTCACTTCTCTCTTTGATGTAACTTCCAGCGAAGTCCTCGAAATCCTGAAAATCGCTGCCGATCTGAAAGCAGAAACGCAGTCTGGAAAACGCCAGCCACTTTGTGCCGGGAAGGTTTTGACTCAGGTTTTCGAGAAACCGTCGTTGAGAACGCGCGTCAGCTTTGAGGCTGGGATCTCCCAACTTGGCGGGACCAGTATTTTTCTGCATGGGAAAGAAGCGGGGTTACAAGGACGAGAAGAGATCCTCGATATCGCACGCGTTCTGGGAGGGTATTCCGATCTGATCGTGTTGCGAACATTCTCTCAACAGTTGATCGAAACCGTCGCGAAACATGCTGGCTGTCCCGTCGTGAACGCACTGTCGGATGATTATCACCCTTGTCAGGCTCTGACCGACGTGATGACGATTCTCGAGCATGCTGGCTCGATTGAAGGTAAAGAAATCCTGTTCGTCGGGGATGGGAATAACGTCGCTAAGTCGCTCGCTCTGGCTTGCGGTCACGTGGGAGCCAAGTTCACTCTGGCAGCACCGGAAGGTTATTTGCTAGCGGATGAGTTTATTCAGCGACTTCAGTCTCAGTTCCCCGACTTGAAGTTCGATCAGACCACGGACCCATTCGCTGTCGTGAATCGTGCGGATGTCATCTACACAGACGTCTGGGCGAGCATGGGACAGGAAGAAGAGAAAGATCAACGCTCTGCTGCGTTCGCGAACTTTCAGGTGAACCTTGAACTCCTCGATGCCGCTCCGGGACAGGCTCTTTTCATGCACTGCTTGCCAGCGAGACGCGGGTTGGAAGTGACTGAAGAAGTCATGAACGATTCGCGAAGCATCGTTTTCGAACAAGCTGAGAATCGAATGCACTTAGCGAAGGGCTTGATCGTCTGGTTGCTCGAGCACGCCTCGAAATAG
- a CDS encoding efflux RND transporter periplasmic adaptor subunit: MPSQPVAQDDGHRLDTPNWIAGIYRSLDVEECSAATTNETRLWSGWDRVSLLLRAGDKLRLKSVSGVQSIDPRSSTTQLLEEIAKVSWDSGDVLDSKADDPSDECRSYHERCRTQRVVVLPIYNQVNDPSPALIGVLVFDQFEENAALARSVSDLKEGLPLIRTALTHALNHSRLQQGFLSRLRSSWTQGRATRALIVLCTIALAFLLLATVPTELVIYGNGVLLPDHQRDVFAGTNGFIDGVFVTTGANVEVDAKLIELKSPELQMSLSELRGELATTSQKIQDLETLRTDPQASSRERNRIHDLAARREELKALEQNIRTQIKSLEDQQTALTLRSPIRGTVLTPDLNSTLPVGRPVQRTDRLLRVADLEGPWIVDLYVDQRDAGPVLDAVNNDQISIAIVTADAPNESFAATLKSIAPAMTVKTGRGVSLEMQASIDADLDPGIRPGSSVQCRISCGHRSIGRVWFRRMIDKLSTWWNLRKS; encoded by the coding sequence GTGCCATCACAGCCAGTCGCTCAAGATGATGGTCACAGATTAGACACTCCGAACTGGATTGCCGGGATCTATCGATCTCTTGATGTCGAAGAGTGTTCCGCCGCAACCACCAACGAAACGCGATTGTGGTCCGGCTGGGATCGAGTCAGTCTGCTGCTGAGAGCCGGAGATAAGCTTCGCCTCAAGTCGGTCAGTGGTGTTCAATCGATCGACCCTCGCTCGTCCACGACTCAATTGCTGGAAGAGATCGCAAAGGTCAGTTGGGACTCGGGTGACGTCCTTGATTCCAAAGCAGATGACCCATCAGACGAATGTCGCAGCTATCACGAACGCTGCCGCACGCAACGGGTGGTCGTTCTCCCAATCTACAACCAAGTGAATGATCCTTCCCCGGCGTTGATCGGTGTTCTGGTCTTCGATCAATTTGAAGAGAACGCCGCACTTGCTCGATCTGTGTCCGATTTGAAGGAAGGCCTGCCGCTCATTCGAACAGCGCTCACGCATGCTTTGAATCATTCCAGATTGCAGCAAGGCTTCCTGAGTCGTTTGCGTTCTTCATGGACTCAAGGAAGAGCAACGCGAGCTCTCATTGTGCTTTGCACAATCGCCCTGGCTTTTCTCCTGCTGGCGACTGTGCCGACTGAGCTGGTGATCTACGGAAACGGAGTCCTTCTTCCCGACCATCAGCGCGATGTCTTTGCCGGAACGAACGGGTTCATCGACGGCGTGTTTGTAACGACCGGAGCTAACGTCGAAGTCGATGCCAAACTCATTGAGCTCAAAAGTCCCGAGTTGCAGATGAGTCTCTCCGAACTGCGCGGAGAACTCGCAACCACTTCCCAGAAAATTCAGGATCTCGAGACTCTTCGAACCGATCCGCAAGCGTCGTCCCGAGAACGGAATCGCATTCACGATCTCGCAGCTCGGCGTGAAGAACTGAAAGCACTCGAACAAAATATTCGAACGCAAATCAAAAGCCTCGAAGATCAACAGACTGCACTGACTCTACGAAGCCCAATCCGGGGAACGGTTCTCACTCCAGATCTGAACTCAACCTTACCCGTCGGTCGACCTGTTCAACGCACAGATCGATTGTTGAGAGTCGCCGATCTTGAAGGGCCATGGATTGTCGATCTCTACGTCGATCAACGTGACGCCGGTCCCGTACTCGATGCAGTCAACAACGATCAAATCTCCATCGCGATTGTGACCGCAGATGCTCCGAATGAATCGTTTGCAGCCACTTTGAAATCCATTGCGCCAGCGATGACTGTCAAAACCGGACGCGGAGTCTCGCTCGAAATGCAGGCTTCGATTGATGCAGATCTCGATCCGGGGATTCGCCCTGGATCGAGTGTTCAATGCAGAATTTCCTGCGGTCACCGGTCCATCGGTCGAGTCTGGTTTCGAAGAATGATCGACAAACTGTCCACGTGGTGGAACCTCAGAAAGTCGTGA
- the hisD gene encoding histidinol dehydrogenase gives MSLKIPTIDCSLGNAEELFAELRDKLSPRGDVVSEAGRQRTVELFGEPLSPQQVVERICHDVQSQGLESLLNYSRLLDRPDFDVSDLKVSTDELAAAHAKADAEFLETVRQVRDNVMEFQKAILTEDVSIVRESDDARVELTQRYRPLKRVGICVPGGAAAYPSTVLMTAVPAQAAGVPEIAIVVPPTEFGGYNTDLLATCHELGITEVYRVGGAQAVAALAYGVEGIPRVDKIVGPGNLFVALAKRYVFGEVDIDSIAGPSEVIVLADETARADYIASDLISQAEHSPGSGVLITWHAPLIEQVQQALETQLGQLSRGDLARKCLEDYGALILARDEDEAAKLTDLLATEHLHLSMDHPEAMLDRVQNAGAIFVGHFTPVAFGDYVAGPSHVLPTGGTARFANGLCANDFLKRSSIISYNEEACRRDAPNVRVLADKEGLTAHRASVDIRVNE, from the coding sequence ATGTCACTGAAGATTCCGACGATTGATTGTTCGCTGGGGAACGCTGAAGAACTATTCGCGGAACTCAGAGACAAACTCAGCCCGCGAGGAGATGTCGTTTCCGAGGCAGGTCGACAACGGACCGTCGAACTGTTTGGGGAACCACTCTCTCCGCAGCAAGTTGTGGAAAGAATTTGTCACGACGTGCAGTCTCAAGGACTTGAGTCACTACTCAACTACTCGCGACTGCTCGATCGTCCCGACTTCGATGTCTCGGACCTCAAAGTCTCGACAGACGAACTCGCTGCCGCACATGCGAAAGCTGACGCGGAATTTCTCGAAACTGTTCGGCAAGTCCGTGACAACGTCATGGAGTTTCAGAAGGCGATTCTCACCGAAGATGTCTCAATCGTTCGGGAATCTGACGACGCACGCGTCGAATTGACACAGCGATACCGGCCTCTCAAACGGGTCGGAATTTGCGTTCCCGGAGGAGCTGCTGCTTACCCGTCGACTGTGCTCATGACTGCAGTCCCTGCTCAGGCAGCAGGCGTCCCGGAAATCGCCATCGTTGTTCCTCCGACAGAATTCGGTGGGTACAACACCGATCTTTTGGCGACATGTCATGAGCTTGGCATCACGGAGGTCTATCGCGTCGGTGGGGCTCAAGCAGTCGCTGCCCTGGCATATGGAGTTGAAGGTATTCCGCGAGTCGACAAAATCGTTGGCCCCGGAAATCTGTTCGTCGCACTCGCCAAACGCTATGTCTTCGGCGAAGTCGATATCGACAGCATCGCTGGTCCGAGCGAAGTCATTGTCCTCGCGGATGAGACAGCCCGAGCCGACTACATCGCCAGCGATTTGATTTCTCAAGCAGAGCACAGCCCTGGGTCCGGTGTTCTCATCACCTGGCACGCTCCACTGATTGAACAAGTCCAGCAAGCACTCGAAACTCAGCTGGGTCAACTCAGTCGCGGAGACCTGGCTCGGAAATGCCTGGAAGACTACGGAGCTTTGATTCTTGCTCGCGATGAAGACGAAGCAGCTAAGCTGACCGACTTGTTAGCGACCGAACATTTGCATCTTTCGATGGACCATCCAGAAGCCATGTTGGATCGCGTTCAGAATGCCGGAGCGATTTTCGTGGGACACTTCACTCCGGTCGCTTTTGGAGACTACGTCGCTGGCCCGTCACACGTTCTGCCCACTGGCGGAACCGCGCGTTTTGCCAATGGGTTGTGTGCCAACGACTTCCTGAAACGCTCTTCGATTATTTCGTACAACGAGGAAGCGTGTCGTCGAGATGCTCCGAACGTGCGCGTCCTCGCGGACAAGGAAGGGCTGACAGCTCACCGAGCAAGCGTTGATATTCGTGTGAATGAGTAG
- a CDS encoding sulfatase — translation MHKLLCLTFLTIFGFAHSSIAAEKNIIFFITDDESPTLGCYGDPVAKTPAIDAIAEDGTLFLNAFATTASCSASRSVVMSGLHNHKNGQYGHQHHYHKFSSFDNVVSLALPRVLANAGYRTGHIGKYHVAPETVYHYETYMKGNGRNAVAMADNCREFITDQSDDRPFFLYFGTSDPHRGGGTDKTSTSELKPDLFGNRPNKGSHEGVEEVFYDPADVPIPHFMTDTQETREELAHYYQSCARIDQGVARLVEILKEADLYDKTMIVFTSDHGMAFSGGKTTVFEAGLKVPFVVRNPYEENRGVRSTAMISHIDITPSLLDFAGGLDPKTNGPKDWVDPDKFWKERGENLLENRNGGHKFRSYHGKSWVPILGDADAEHWDTIFASHTFHEIQMYYPMRVVRDKEYKLIWNIAHGLPYPFASDLWAASSWQAQFQKGMTAPYGQKTVGDYIHRPKFELYHIAEDPYESENLAVKSEYAEILKTYQEKLKQFQQEMDDPWIMKWEYE, via the coding sequence ATGCACAAACTTTTGTGTCTCACCTTCCTGACGATCTTCGGGTTTGCACACAGCTCGATCGCGGCCGAAAAGAATATCATCTTCTTCATCACAGATGATGAGAGCCCGACTCTCGGTTGCTATGGTGATCCTGTTGCGAAAACTCCCGCCATCGACGCCATCGCTGAAGATGGAACGCTATTCTTGAACGCTTTCGCGACGACAGCAAGTTGCAGCGCCAGTCGGTCAGTCGTGATGTCTGGGCTCCACAACCATAAGAACGGCCAATACGGGCATCAACATCACTACCACAAGTTCTCATCTTTCGACAACGTGGTCAGCTTGGCCCTGCCTCGTGTTCTGGCGAATGCAGGATATCGAACCGGACACATCGGGAAATATCACGTCGCTCCCGAAACGGTTTACCACTACGAAACCTACATGAAAGGCAACGGCCGCAACGCTGTTGCCATGGCAGATAACTGCCGAGAGTTCATCACCGATCAGTCTGATGACCGACCATTCTTCCTCTACTTCGGAACTTCCGATCCTCATCGAGGCGGCGGAACAGATAAGACATCCACCAGCGAACTGAAACCGGATCTATTCGGAAATCGCCCCAACAAAGGCTCACATGAAGGTGTCGAAGAAGTCTTCTACGATCCAGCTGATGTTCCGATTCCGCACTTCATGACCGACACACAGGAAACCCGCGAAGAACTCGCTCACTACTACCAGTCATGTGCTCGTATTGATCAAGGAGTCGCTCGACTTGTCGAGATCCTCAAAGAGGCTGACTTGTACGACAAAACCATGATCGTCTTCACCTCCGATCACGGAATGGCCTTCTCCGGCGGAAAAACAACGGTCTTCGAAGCTGGGTTGAAAGTTCCGTTCGTTGTTCGAAATCCATACGAAGAAAATCGTGGAGTCCGTTCGACAGCGATGATCAGCCACATCGACATCACTCCTTCACTTCTCGACTTCGCAGGAGGTCTCGATCCCAAAACCAACGGACCGAAAGACTGGGTTGATCCCGACAAATTCTGGAAAGAGCGTGGAGAAAACCTGCTGGAAAACAGAAACGGTGGTCACAAGTTTCGAAGCTACCACGGAAAGTCCTGGGTTCCGATTCTGGGTGATGCTGACGCAGAACACTGGGACACAATCTTTGCTTCCCACACATTCCATGAAATTCAGATGTACTACCCCATGCGAGTCGTGCGGGATAAAGAGTACAAGCTGATCTGGAATATCGCTCACGGACTGCCTTATCCGTTCGCCTCAGATTTGTGGGCTGCCTCGTCGTGGCAGGCCCAGTTCCAGAAGGGGATGACCGCACCGTATGGGCAGAAAACTGTTGGTGACTATATTCACCGACCGAAGTTCGAGCTTTATCACATTGCTGAAGATCCGTACGAATCCGAAAACCTCGCAGTGAAAAGCGAATACGCTGAGATCCTGAAGACCTACCAGGAGAAGCTCAAGCAGTTCCAGCAAGAGATGGACGATCCATGGATCATGAAGTGGGAGTATGAGTGA
- a CDS encoding DNA methyltransferase, whose translation MDEFLNSIVHGDCVEGLNGLPAESIDLAFADPPFNIGYDYDIYQDKLGREKYLQWSRDWIAATHRVLKPNGTFWLAIGDEYAAELKLLSQEIGFHSRSWIIWYYTFGVNCKQKFTRSHAHLFYFVKDPQRFTFRADELENRIPSARELVYNDKRANPKGRLPDDTWIIRPEDVVGEMMAEDGTWSSDDLTPKHDSERTWTLRPQDLQGCFKGEEDTWYFPRVAGTFKERQGFHGCQMPEQLLGRIIRSCSNSGDVVIDPFSGSATTLAAAKKLNRKFVGFELSEDYVNYGRGRLEQIRVGDPLDGSAEPTKSAPATKAISGKSSRSKEEIGSPERDPSEERLAEAQLQIVLTGIIEAFQMTHDGFSVDRVVADPALNDEFVETCRRLGLAGEPRTWNSLLFRLRKSGKLAHIETVRATSMNWLDVDPFLHASEIALQSLLNDELATSLDEILVDPLLAKKFDDLARQFAPGRSSFEMRWAALKIRKQSKTARQRGAILTAPKRIGKAIVFSELDVSQIPSGPGVYLLRSKQKNNLYAGETLNLQQRLALHFNSSHPVEVLPENTTIQIFPTQTRPSEILAWQSCFVRTHKPSWNYQELG comes from the coding sequence ATGGATGAATTTCTGAACTCAATTGTGCATGGTGACTGCGTTGAAGGTCTGAACGGACTTCCGGCTGAGTCAATCGATCTGGCCTTTGCTGACCCGCCCTTCAATATTGGATATGACTACGACATCTATCAGGACAAGCTGGGCCGGGAGAAATATTTGCAGTGGTCGCGGGACTGGATCGCAGCCACGCACCGGGTTCTGAAGCCCAACGGAACGTTCTGGCTGGCCATTGGAGATGAATACGCAGCAGAGCTGAAACTGCTGAGCCAGGAGATCGGTTTTCATTCTCGAAGCTGGATCATCTGGTACTACACCTTTGGAGTGAACTGCAAGCAAAAGTTCACCCGCTCACACGCTCATCTCTTCTATTTCGTGAAGGACCCGCAGCGGTTTACGTTCCGAGCGGATGAGCTGGAAAACCGTATTCCGTCTGCGCGAGAGCTGGTTTACAACGACAAACGAGCCAATCCAAAAGGCCGACTTCCCGACGATACCTGGATTATCCGTCCGGAAGATGTTGTCGGAGAAATGATGGCCGAAGATGGGACATGGAGTTCTGACGACCTCACACCCAAGCATGACAGCGAACGAACCTGGACCCTTCGTCCTCAGGATTTGCAGGGGTGCTTCAAAGGGGAGGAAGACACTTGGTATTTCCCCCGGGTCGCGGGAACATTCAAGGAGCGACAGGGGTTTCATGGTTGTCAGATGCCGGAGCAATTGCTCGGTCGCATTATTCGCAGCTGTTCGAATTCAGGGGACGTTGTCATCGATCCGTTTTCGGGAAGTGCGACGACGTTGGCTGCCGCAAAGAAGCTGAACCGCAAGTTCGTGGGCTTTGAGCTCTCGGAAGATTACGTCAACTACGGTCGCGGTCGACTCGAACAGATTCGAGTGGGTGATCCTCTCGATGGCTCTGCGGAGCCGACCAAAAGTGCTCCCGCCACAAAAGCGATATCGGGCAAATCATCAAGATCGAAAGAGGAGATTGGGTCGCCCGAACGTGACCCCTCCGAAGAGCGGTTGGCCGAAGCTCAATTGCAGATCGTCCTGACCGGAATCATCGAAGCCTTTCAGATGACACACGATGGGTTCTCTGTCGATCGAGTCGTGGCTGATCCGGCGCTCAACGATGAATTCGTTGAGACCTGCCGTCGACTTGGTCTCGCTGGCGAGCCTCGCACCTGGAATTCGCTGTTGTTTCGATTGAGGAAGTCCGGAAAGCTTGCTCACATCGAAACGGTTCGAGCGACTTCCATGAACTGGCTGGATGTCGATCCGTTTCTGCATGCCAGCGAGATCGCGCTGCAATCTCTGCTTAACGACGAGCTCGCCACAAGCTTGGATGAAATCCTCGTTGATCCTCTGCTTGCTAAGAAATTTGATGACCTCGCTCGCCAGTTTGCACCCGGACGAAGCTCGTTTGAAATGCGGTGGGCAGCCTTGAAGATTCGTAAGCAATCCAAAACTGCTCGGCAACGCGGAGCGATTCTGACTGCTCCTAAGCGAATCGGGAAAGCGATTGTCTTTTCAGAGCTGGACGTTTCACAGATTCCATCGGGACCGGGAGTCTATTTGCTCCGTTCCAAGCAGAAGAACAATCTCTACGCCGGGGAAACGTTGAATCTTCAACAGCGACTGGCTTTGCATTTCAATTCGTCACATCCGGTCGAAGTTCTTCCAGAGAACACGACGATTCAAATCTTCCCAACACAGACTCGACCATCCGAAATTCTCGCCTGGCAAAGCTGTTTCGTCAGAACACACAAGCCTAGTTGGAACTACCAGGAACTCGGTTAG